In Salmo salar chromosome ssa03, Ssal_v3.1, whole genome shotgun sequence, a single genomic region encodes these proteins:
- the rgs18 gene encoding regulator of G-protein signaling 18: METLVFLFPQLNFFAPKEEAYLKMLGPEDLLAPRMKACNFRLKDKKSRLSLLLTKSGSHENISPDKKTATTTNNISPEAALRWSDSFEDLIRHSDGVETFSQFLRTEFSEENIEFWLACEEYKTIDSEIRLISKAKHMYSVFIEAEAPKEVNIDYASKVAIQKTMASPTNTCFDAAQSKVYSLMKKDCYPRFLTSDIYLHLTKRKGPGTTMYRRRSRSCVFNEPRGEATSDSSDWL; this comes from the exons ATGGAAACACTTGTTTTTCTGTTTCCTCAATTGAACTTTTTTGCACCAAAAGAGGAAGCATATTTGAAAATGCTCGGTCCTGAGGACTTGTTGGCACCGAGAATGAAAGCTTGTAATTTCAG ATTGAAAGACAAGAAGAGCCGACTGAGCCTTCTGCTGACCAAGTCAGGCTCCCATGAAAACATCAGTCCAGACAAAAAGAcagccaccaccaccaacaa CATCTCACCAGAGGCAGCGTTGAGATGGAGCGACTCCTTTGAAGATCTGATCAGACATTCAG ACGGAGTGGAGACATTCTCTCAGTTCCTCAGGACAGAGTTCAGTGAGGAGAACATTGAGTTCTGGTTGGCCTGTGAGGAGTACAAGACCATCGACTCGGAAATCCGGCTCATCTCCAAAGCCAAGCACATGTATTCTGTCTTCATTGAAGCCGAGGCCCCAAAAGAg GTCAACATCGACTATGCCTCCAAGGTGGCCATCCAGAAGACCATGGCTTCGCCGACGAATACCTGCTTCGATGCGGCGCAGAGCAAAGTCTACAGCCTGATGAAAAAAGACTGCTACCCAAGGTTCCTCACGTCAGACATCTACCTGCACCTCACCAAGAGGAAAGGCCCCGGGACCACCATGTACCGCCGGAGGTCACGGTCCTGCGTTTTCAATGAGCCGCGAGGGGAGGCCACCAGCGACTCCTCTGACTGGTTGTAG
- the LOC106598102 gene encoding regulator of G-protein signaling 21-like, which produces MDLNTLFKGRFCCFPKDPLEEAETWGESVDKLLGCKSGQAAFREFLKSEYSEENILFWLACEEYKNIKSLPEMISSANRIYSEFVECEAPRQINIDCGTRENITKNISQPSLTSFDTAQKLIYSLMARDCYPRFLKSDVYQDMLRGAR; this is translated from the exons ATGGATCTCAACACTCTTTTCAAGGGTAGATTTTGTTGCTTTCCCAAGGACCCACTTGAAGAGGCTGAGACTTGGGGAGAGTCTGTGGACAAACTCCTGGGTTGTAAAT CCGGGCAGGCGGCTTTCCGAGAGTTCCTTAAATCAGAGTATAGTGAGGAGAATATTCTGTTTTGGCTGGCTTGTGAGGAGTACAAGAACATCAAGTCTCTTCCAGAGATGATCTCATCTGCAAACAGGATCTACTCAGAGTTTGTGGAATGTGAAGCACCAAGACAG ATCAATATTGATTGTGGGACCAGAGAAAATATCACCAAGAACATCTCTCAGCCAAGCCTGACCTCATTCGACACGGCACAGAAGTTGATCTACAGTCTGATGGCCAGGGATTGTTACCCACGATTCCTCAAGTCAGACGTCTACCAGGATATGCTGAGGGGAGCAAGGTGA
- the LOC106598526 gene encoding regulator of G-protein signaling 21 — protein sequence MPVLVTSPSRELPSHNMDMDDKRRKQTKGSDLKSRLQRRSSQSPNTERLSPEEIILWSQSLERLLASKYGMTTFQAFLKSEFSDENIEFWLICEDYKKIKSSFRLSSRTKKIYKTYIEAEAPKEINIDHKTRDLIRRNVKTPTTVCFDEAQRIVYRLMEKDSYPRFLRSNIYRTLLDSASDYIKV from the exons ATGCCTGTCTTAGTCACGTCACCATCAAGGGAACTGCCTTCACACAACATGGACATGGACGACAAGAGGAGAAAGCAGACAAA GGGAAGCGACTTGAAATCCCGACTACAGCGCAGATCTTCCCAATCCCCCAACACTGAACG ACTTAGCCCTGAGGAAATTATCCTGTGGTCCCAGTCTTTGGAGAGACTTCTCGCATCGAAAT ATGGCATGACAACATTTCAAGCCTTCCTGAAGTCGGAGTTCAGTGACGAGAACATTGAGTTCTGGCTGATCTGTGAAGACTACAAAAAGATCAAGTCGTCCTTCAGGCTGTCCTCCAGGACCAAGAAAATCTACAAGACATATATTGAAGCCGAGGCTCCAAAAGAG atCAACATTGACCACAAGACCAGAGATCTCATCAGGCGGAATGTAAAGACGCCCACCACAGTTTGCTTCGACGAGGCCCAGAGGATTGTGTACAGATTGATGGAGaaagactcctaccccaggttccTCAGATCCAACATCTACAGGACCTTACTGGACTCTGCATCAGACTACATTAAGGTGTAA